In a single window of the Fibrobacter sp. UWB15 genome:
- the efp gene encoding elongation factor P gives MGTVSTNEFRKKLKIMVDGQPYEIIENQFVKPGKGQAFNRVRIKNLVTGRTLERTWKSGDTVEEADVTFTEMTYLYNDGSTWYFLNNETQETEEISKEALNGCEVWLLDGATVEVTWWKDPKSGATLPIEVIPPTFVDLMIIDAPPAVQGNTSGNVMRECTVETGAKVMIPLFIENNTKIRVDTRDGSYLERAK, from the coding sequence ATGGGTACTGTAAGCACCAACGAATTCCGCAAGAAACTTAAAATCATGGTTGATGGTCAGCCGTACGAAATCATCGAAAACCAGTTCGTGAAGCCGGGTAAGGGCCAGGCCTTTAACCGCGTTCGCATCAAGAACTTGGTGACCGGCCGCACCCTCGAACGCACTTGGAAGAGTGGCGATACGGTTGAAGAAGCCGACGTGACCTTCACCGAAATGACCTACCTTTACAATGACGGTTCTACTTGGTATTTCTTGAACAACGAAACTCAGGAAACTGAAGAAATCTCCAAGGAAGCTCTCAATGGCTGCGAAGTTTGGCTCCTCGATGGCGCTACTGTCGAAGTCACTTGGTGGAAGGACCCGAAGTCCGGCGCTACGCTTCCGATCGAAGTGATTCCGCCTACCTTCGTTGACCTCATGATCATCGACGCTCCTCCGGCAGTCCAGGGCAACACCAGCGGTAACGTGATGCGTGAATGCACCGTCGAAACCGGTGCCAAGGTGATGATTCCGCTCTTCATCGAGAACAACACCAAGATCCGCGTGGACACCCGCGACGGTTCTTACCTCGAAAGAGCTAAGTAA
- a CDS encoding KamA family radical SAM protein: protein MESPVTVFTQIPDFLDYLGSDLATVIAKTTALADLDLNPKFPFLCSRHYADLIKKASDPAALLREILPTKDELKKVEGFVDDPVGDLPAGKSDCVIQKYDQRALIVSTATCGARCRFCFRKNYPFQNTPDVARQVSHWLDTHTDVWEVILSGGDPLTLGPGAFRELIEAIAMHPSVTTLRIHTRLPVMRPDLVMQHFELLRELPARFSCVLVSHVDHADELDEESATVFAQLRFSGWTLLNQSVLLRGISDEAIKLTALCRKLFEQGVLPYYLHQLDHANGVAHFEVADDEARELIAEIRTKLPGYLVPKLVREIAGEKSKTPI from the coding sequence ATGGAAAGCCCCGTTACCGTTTTTACGCAAATCCCTGACTTTTTGGACTATTTGGGATCCGATTTGGCGACAGTCATTGCCAAAACGACCGCACTTGCCGACCTTGACCTGAACCCGAAGTTTCCGTTCCTTTGTTCTAGGCATTACGCCGACCTAATCAAGAAGGCGAGCGACCCAGCCGCCCTGTTGCGCGAAATTTTGCCCACCAAGGACGAACTCAAGAAGGTTGAAGGCTTTGTAGACGATCCCGTGGGCGATTTACCGGCCGGAAAATCCGACTGTGTAATCCAGAAATACGACCAACGAGCCCTGATTGTCTCGACCGCCACCTGCGGTGCCCGTTGCCGTTTCTGTTTCCGCAAGAACTACCCTTTCCAAAACACACCCGACGTTGCACGCCAGGTGAGCCACTGGCTCGACACCCATACCGACGTCTGGGAAGTGATTCTTTCGGGCGGCGACCCGCTGACCCTTGGTCCCGGCGCCTTCCGCGAACTGATTGAAGCGATCGCGATGCACCCCTCGGTCACCACGCTCAGAATCCACACGAGACTCCCCGTGATGCGCCCGGACCTGGTGATGCAGCATTTTGAACTGCTGCGCGAACTGCCTGCCAGGTTTAGCTGCGTGCTGGTGTCGCATGTAGACCACGCCGACGAACTCGACGAGGAATCGGCAACCGTGTTTGCACAACTGCGCTTTAGCGGTTGGACGCTTCTGAACCAGAGCGTACTCCTGCGGGGAATCAGCGATGAAGCCATCAAGCTCACCGCCTTGTGCCGCAAACTTTTCGAGCAGGGAGTGCTCCCCTACTACCTGCACCAGCTGGACCACGCAAACGGGGTCGCCCACTTCGAAGTAGCTGATGACGAAGCCCGCGAACTGATTGCAGAAATCCGCACCAAGCTGCCCGGCTATCTGGTGCCGAAACTTGTACGAGAAATCGCCGGCGAGAAAAGCAAGACTCCGATTTAG
- a CDS encoding BamA/TamA family outer membrane protein, with protein MNNEKKFIVHYSLFLVVALFLAVSAFADSCRITSIVWVGKHESYEESQVQTLVGKSCESWPITRDRIVRYYENRGFLATQMRGDVDSTGMLTIEMKRGAAWVWANPENLDSSGNKTEVFRKQTGIVAGDLVSPLDLERSDMKLARLGYYNRTAPAQMFRDPVRNRIIPVYHMQAAAVSEAYALLTYSSETDVWEGNVNVALYNILGTARDLQIEGYTGDEVRRLEGSYKEPWIFGTEWNVIARGYFDEDSSERDAYGEIGISRDIGFDFTLGVFLGIGNNRKTSTFELSYVSLDRFVLPRSGTRFNGSIVWNMDRPDSLDNYLKASAKFSRYLPLYGNWITRFSGAAGGIFPTDADLDRFDYFALGGMDSFKGMDVRFMRSRAYGYSEFAILWQDGYDLSIEAFYQPGLYRAFAPEHGWKREHDYGVAFTQYRGNWSVNLYYALRNGENYLDGIIGFGLKTLF; from the coding sequence ATGAATAATGAAAAAAAGTTCATTGTTCATTATTCATTATTCTTAGTTGTAGCATTGTTCCTTGCTGTGTCTGCTTTTGCAGATTCTTGTCGGATTACTTCAATTGTTTGGGTGGGCAAGCACGAATCGTACGAAGAATCCCAAGTGCAGACGCTGGTGGGTAAATCTTGCGAAAGTTGGCCGATTACGCGAGACCGCATCGTGCGTTATTACGAGAATCGTGGATTCTTGGCAACCCAAATGAGGGGTGACGTGGATTCGACAGGAATGTTGACGATTGAGATGAAACGTGGCGCAGCTTGGGTGTGGGCGAATCCTGAAAATTTGGATTCTTCGGGAAATAAAACCGAGGTGTTCCGCAAACAGACGGGAATTGTTGCTGGAGACCTTGTATCGCCACTGGATTTGGAACGTTCTGACATGAAGTTGGCGCGCCTTGGCTACTATAACCGCACGGCTCCGGCACAGATGTTTCGTGACCCGGTGCGCAACCGCATTATTCCTGTGTACCACATGCAGGCGGCTGCCGTTTCCGAGGCGTACGCGCTTTTGACTTATTCCAGCGAAACCGATGTGTGGGAAGGCAACGTGAATGTGGCTCTCTACAACATTCTCGGAACCGCCCGTGACTTGCAAATCGAAGGGTATACGGGAGACGAGGTCCGCAGGCTAGAAGGTTCGTACAAGGAACCTTGGATTTTCGGTACCGAATGGAATGTGATTGCCCGCGGCTACTTCGACGAGGATTCTTCGGAACGCGATGCCTACGGCGAAATCGGAATTTCTCGCGACATCGGTTTTGACTTTACCTTGGGCGTGTTCCTCGGCATCGGTAACAACCGAAAAACATCGACCTTTGAACTCTCTTATGTGTCGCTTGACCGATTTGTATTGCCGCGCTCGGGTACGCGATTCAACGGCTCGATTGTTTGGAATATGGACCGCCCGGATTCCTTGGACAATTACTTGAAGGCGTCAGCCAAATTCTCGCGGTACTTGCCGCTTTATGGCAACTGGATAACGCGCTTCAGCGGGGCTGCCGGTGGAATATTCCCGACCGATGCGGACTTGGACCGCTTCGATTATTTCGCGCTGGGCGGCATGGATAGCTTCAAGGGCATGGACGTACGCTTTATGCGGAGCCGCGCCTACGGGTATTCCGAATTCGCGATTCTATGGCAAGATGGCTACGACTTGAGCATCGAGGCTTTCTACCAGCCGGGACTTTACCGCGCATTTGCGCCGGAACATGGCTGGAAGCGCGAACATGATTACGGTGTGGCCTTTACGCAGTACCGCGGCAACTGGAGCGTGAACCTGTATTACGCGCTACGCAACGGCGAGAATTACCTTGACGGCATCATCGGCTTTGGTCTCAAGACCTTATTCTAA
- a CDS encoding roadblock/LC7 domain-containing protein has protein sequence MSDFTIYSDDAAKVQRLMTAYQASVKAEYIVLCHRDGSIIAEVGSLGIDATPLAVLSTASFDSARQVGMMLGGENFQAVSFSGESRSIYIAPVDQALLLVQIFPGSKLPNRIEDFNRLLVEKLVDAVPAFTQNTSSLVR, from the coding sequence ATGAGCGATTTTACCATTTATTCTGATGATGCCGCCAAAGTCCAGCGACTCATGACTGCCTACCAGGCTAGCGTCAAGGCTGAATATATTGTTCTTTGCCATCGTGATGGATCGATTATTGCTGAAGTTGGCTCTTTGGGTATAGATGCAACTCCGCTTGCAGTGCTCAGCACGGCGTCTTTCGACTCCGCCCGTCAGGTGGGCATGATGCTCGGTGGCGAAAACTTCCAAGCAGTTTCTTTTAGTGGCGAATCCCGTTCCATCTACATTGCTCCTGTAGACCAGGCGCTCTTGTTGGTGCAGATTTTTCCGGGTTCCAAGCTTCCGAACCGCATTGAAGATTTCAATCGCCTGCTAGTCGAAAAACTAGTTGATGCTGTTCCTGCCTTTACGCAGAATACTAGCAGCCTGGTTCGTTAA
- a CDS encoding mechanosensitive ion channel family protein gives MDSFRLFLETRFGGILDHSVIQRLFIALLLLVAARLLLIFLKHVINHAENRGLDSSAKPLVYSLFSYCIYIVTLLLVLHVLGVNTAGIVALVGAASLAVGLALKDALANIASGLLLLFLRPFKAGDYIECGNIKGNIIGIGLFNTTLRTLDGLSVSAPNTSLWGQPIVNFSKNPLRRLEITVGIDYGDSPEKALDIMRDVVAGEPLFMRKPEPQFFVSGLEDSAVNVTFRAWTRTQDYFNLRWKYTAEIKKRFVEEKITIPFPQRVVHFVDRPQGPV, from the coding sequence ATGGATTCGTTTAGGCTTTTTCTTGAAACTCGTTTTGGCGGAATCTTGGACCACTCCGTGATTCAGCGCCTGTTTATTGCGTTGCTGCTCCTGGTGGCGGCGCGCCTTCTTTTGATTTTCTTGAAGCATGTCATTAACCATGCCGAAAACCGTGGGCTCGATTCCTCGGCCAAACCGCTGGTCTATTCGCTATTTTCGTATTGCATCTATATTGTTACTTTGTTGTTAGTGCTGCATGTGCTGGGCGTGAATACCGCAGGCATTGTCGCTCTTGTAGGTGCGGCGAGCTTGGCGGTGGGCCTTGCCTTGAAAGATGCCCTGGCAAACATTGCCTCTGGCTTGCTTTTGTTGTTCCTTCGCCCCTTTAAGGCCGGTGACTATATTGAATGCGGCAATATCAAGGGAAACATTATCGGAATCGGGCTTTTCAATACGACGCTCCGTACTTTGGATGGACTTTCTGTTTCAGCACCGAATACCTCCTTGTGGGGGCAGCCGATCGTGAACTTTAGCAAGAATCCGCTCCGAAGGCTCGAAATTACGGTCGGAATTGACTACGGCGATTCCCCGGAAAAGGCTCTCGACATCATGCGCGACGTTGTGGCGGGCGAACCCTTGTTTATGCGTAAACCTGAACCCCAGTTCTTTGTTTCTGGGCTCGAAGACAGCGCCGTGAATGTGACTTTTAGGGCTTGGACCCGCACTCAGGACTATTTTAATTTGCGTTGGAAATATACTGCCGAAATCAAGAAACGCTTTGTTGAAGAAAAAATTACAATTCCTTTCCCGCAGCGAGTTGTTCATTTCGTGGATCGCCCCCAAGGTCCTGTTTGA
- the rpsT gene encoding 30S ribosomal protein S20 encodes MPQHKSCKKRLLQAEKANAMNRSTRSAIRTALKAVRSATSKEEALKAMPALFSMLDKAAAKGRAGFCANRVANYKAKAAKVINGLA; translated from the coding sequence GTGCCTCAACACAAATCTTGCAAAAAGCGTCTGCTTCAGGCCGAAAAGGCCAATGCCATGAACCGTTCTACCCGTTCCGCTATCCGCACCGCCCTCAAGGCTGTCCGTAGCGCAACTTCTAAGGAAGAAGCCCTCAAGGCCATGCCGGCTCTGTTCAGCATGCTCGACAAGGCTGCTGCCAAGGGTCGTGCCGGTTTCTGCGCTAACCGCGTCGCTAACTACAAGGCCAAGGCCGCTAAGGTCATTAACGGTCTCGCCTAA
- a CDS encoding DegT/DnrJ/EryC1/StrS aminotransferase family protein, with protein sequence MISFVNLTAQREKYRFELEKAEREVLDSGCYIGGPQVQALEKELSEYLGGKIHTITCASGTDALTIALMAMDLRPGDEVIVPDFTFIAPAECIALLGSTPQFADIDRETLQIAPESVKKLIGPRTKGIIAVNLFGQCAPFKELREIATEHKLWIIEDSAQAFGARTNQMACTFGDIAITSFYPSKPLGCYGDGGALFTENEEFAKKIRMIANHGSAGRYQHEIIGMNSRLDALQAAVLRVKLRHLDEELAVRRQNAAKYDAFFAEYNRTAATGEKIVPQKIETGCKCTYAQYTVLAENRESFIEKLKAAEIPYCIHYPSALRNQPCFMQFYQEPLGGIIWIPEEHPDPNSVKVSKQAISLPVCAFTNVDEIIEKLKAHL encoded by the coding sequence ATGATTTCCTTTGTAAATTTAACTGCACAACGCGAAAAATATCGTTTTGAACTCGAAAAAGCCGAACGAGAGGTGTTGGACAGCGGTTGTTACATAGGAGGCCCCCAGGTACAGGCTCTCGAAAAGGAACTTTCGGAGTATCTGGGCGGAAAAATCCACACGATTACCTGCGCAAGCGGCACGGACGCCCTCACGATCGCCCTGATGGCCATGGATTTACGCCCTGGCGACGAGGTGATTGTCCCCGATTTTACCTTTATCGCCCCTGCCGAATGTATCGCCCTTCTCGGCAGCACCCCCCAATTTGCCGATATTGACCGGGAAACGCTGCAAATTGCCCCCGAAAGCGTCAAGAAACTGATTGGACCGCGCACCAAGGGCATTATTGCGGTGAACCTATTCGGCCAGTGCGCCCCGTTCAAGGAACTGCGCGAAATCGCCACCGAACACAAGCTCTGGATTATAGAGGACAGCGCCCAGGCATTCGGTGCCCGCACCAACCAGATGGCATGCACATTCGGAGATATTGCCATCACCAGTTTTTACCCGAGCAAGCCGCTCGGCTGTTACGGTGACGGCGGCGCCCTGTTTACCGAAAACGAAGAATTCGCCAAAAAAATCCGCATGATTGCAAACCACGGGAGCGCCGGGCGTTACCAGCATGAAATCATCGGCATGAACAGCCGACTTGACGCACTGCAAGCGGCGGTCCTTAGAGTCAAGCTTAGGCACCTGGACGAAGAACTTGCGGTCAGGCGCCAAAACGCAGCCAAGTACGACGCATTCTTCGCCGAATACAACCGCACCGCAGCTACCGGCGAAAAGATTGTTCCGCAAAAAATTGAAACCGGGTGCAAATGCACCTACGCCCAGTATACGGTTTTGGCCGAGAACCGCGAAAGCTTTATTGAGAAATTGAAGGCCGCAGAAATCCCTTACTGCATTCACTACCCCAGCGCCCTGCGAAATCAGCCTTGTTTTATGCAATTTTACCAAGAACCCCTGGGCGGCATCATTTGGATTCCAGAGGAACATCCCGACCCGAATTCAGTAAAGGTTTCAAAGCAAGCTATCAGCCTGCCCGTGTGCGCCTTCACCAATGTAGATGAAATTATCGAAAAGCTAAAGGCTCACCTGTAG
- a CDS encoding pyridoxal phosphate-dependent aminotransferase: MKLSSRLPKDLSPSPFFAELERAKACAKKDAAEGGLSFIDMTVSSPVKAGLPVDLSAAVEEARKDFGCWNPDAAGWKSAREAVVEYYRERGGNFTAGQIILTASTSEVYSVLFKTFCDPGDVILTPMPGYPLLDTLAQLEHLECAPYFLQLRRENAAFRFVLDSDSLLAAPEKAKILLLVNPHNPTGHCVSREEWNAAVRFCEENDMILVVDEVFGDYALTDKVKRTWQYVIATPEGGKQSIEEKSNNLWDAGGGDFINLPEDGPKCPIFWLNGLSKAVGSPQLKLGWMAFYAPRERFEEIRAALEFVEDAYLSVSAPAQALGMSLLPAAAAYESRVKERLLANWQTLREAFPSKYCPEVLGGWYAVVRLGEDDEELTLRLLREKHVLVQPGFFFDFDGDGWVVISLLQEPATFKEAVQRMKEL, from the coding sequence ATGAAGCTTTCATCCCGACTCCCCAAAGATCTGTCTCCATCGCCGTTCTTTGCTGAACTGGAACGCGCGAAGGCGTGCGCGAAAAAGGATGCTGCCGAGGGCGGTCTTTCGTTCATCGACATGACGGTTTCTTCGCCTGTGAAGGCGGGGCTTCCGGTTGACTTGAGTGCTGCGGTGGAGGAGGCTCGCAAGGATTTCGGTTGCTGGAATCCGGATGCGGCGGGTTGGAAGTCGGCGCGCGAGGCGGTGGTGGAGTACTATCGCGAACGCGGCGGAAACTTTACCGCGGGTCAAATTATCCTGACCGCAAGTACCAGCGAAGTTTACTCTGTTTTGTTCAAGACATTCTGCGACCCGGGCGACGTGATTTTGACGCCGATGCCGGGCTACCCGCTGCTCGATACGCTTGCACAGCTCGAGCATTTGGAATGTGCTCCCTATTTTCTGCAACTTAGACGAGAGAACGCGGCGTTTAGATTCGTTCTCGATTCTGACAGTTTGTTAGCTGCTCCGGAGAAAGCGAAAATCCTGCTGCTGGTGAACCCGCATAACCCGACCGGGCATTGCGTTTCCCGCGAAGAATGGAATGCGGCGGTTCGTTTTTGCGAAGAGAACGACATGATTCTCGTGGTCGACGAAGTCTTCGGCGATTATGCACTTACGGATAAAGTAAAGCGTACTTGGCAATACGTCATTGCGACCCCCGAAGGGGGGAAGCAATCCATTGAGGAAAAATCAAATAATCTATGGGATGCCGGTGGCGGCGACTTCATCAACCTTCCCGAAGACGGACCCAAGTGCCCCATCTTCTGGCTGAACGGCTTAAGCAAGGCCGTAGGTTCCCCGCAGCTCAAGCTCGGCTGGATGGCTTTTTACGCGCCCCGCGAACGCTTTGAAGAAATCCGCGCAGCGCTTGAATTTGTAGAAGACGCCTACTTGAGTGTGTCCGCTCCGGCGCAGGCTCTCGGCATGTCTCTGTTGCCCGCGGCCGCCGCTTACGAATCGCGCGTCAAGGAACGCTTGCTTGCCAACTGGCAGACGCTCCGCGAAGCCTTCCCGTCCAAGTACTGCCCCGAGGTTCTCGGCGGCTGGTATGCGGTCGTGCGCCTCGGTGAAGACGACGAGGAACTCACGCTCCGTTTGCTCCGCGAAAAGCATGTGCTGGTGCAACCCGGGTTCTTCTTCGATTTCGACGGAGACGGCTGGGTGGTCATCAGTTTGCTGCAAGAGCCCGCGACCTTCAAGGAGGCGGTGCAGCGAATGAAAGAACTGTAA
- a CDS encoding fibrobacter succinogenes major paralogous domain-containing protein has product MNSFACCFKGMMLVLLSFLFVACGDNGSSSGAEDEVPFSSENVSSCSYQLLLSSADAEGESSSSEMQTEPSSSSFVKTWDYLNPEISYEEIVDKRDSQVYKIVKIGNQWWMAENLNYRYLEPNYKVDSSSFCYNDSIQYCEKYGRLYLWSAAVDGAGLFSDNAKGCGYGEHCEPILPVRGACPEGWHLPDWDDWSELFDFVGGQGAASKALKSKMGWKDGANGPDAYGMALFPAGVRSMVDFGMYSCLDCYVEFWVSSYKDDYMSQSLSFGKEGLGFGQGTQDYAHSVRCIKDFDATDIVSSSSVSSSSNDAPESSSSHEESSSSRNNERTYTDSRDGQVYRAVKIGEMEWMAQNLNYETENSYCAYTSPDSCAKYGRYYKWADAVGKTEEECGEGHERGLVNYDYAEGICPTGWHLPSQKEWYALMDAIDGQKPTTTKMLKAKDGWSDGAEGTDDYGFSAYPGGLWYGDDDFFYEKSAYFWVSTEYSADLAISARIEEDNTIWVPPEYKHFGMNVRCIRN; this is encoded by the coding sequence ATGAATTCTTTTGCATGTTGCTTTAAAGGAATGATGCTTGTTTTGTTGTCGTTCCTTTTTGTTGCTTGTGGCGACAACGGCTCGAGCTCGGGAGCAGAAGATGAAGTTCCCTTTTCGAGCGAGAACGTTTCGAGCTGCTCGTACCAACTGCTCCTATCTTCTGCAGATGCAGAAGGGGAGTCGTCGTCGAGTGAAATGCAGACAGAACCGTCCAGCAGCAGCTTTGTGAAAACCTGGGATTACTTGAATCCCGAAATTTCTTACGAGGAGATTGTCGATAAGCGCGACAGCCAGGTCTACAAGATTGTGAAAATCGGCAATCAGTGGTGGATGGCAGAAAACTTGAATTACCGCTATCTGGAGCCCAACTATAAAGTCGATTCGAGTAGTTTCTGCTACAACGATTCCATCCAGTATTGCGAAAAGTATGGTCGTCTGTACCTGTGGAGCGCTGCGGTTGATGGTGCGGGGCTGTTTTCCGACAACGCTAAGGGATGTGGCTACGGGGAACATTGTGAACCGATTTTACCAGTGCGGGGAGCCTGTCCCGAAGGCTGGCATTTGCCCGATTGGGACGATTGGAGTGAATTGTTCGATTTTGTGGGAGGACAGGGCGCTGCTTCTAAGGCTCTAAAATCGAAGATGGGCTGGAAGGATGGTGCTAATGGTCCTGACGCTTATGGCATGGCTCTGTTTCCGGCCGGTGTCCGGAGCATGGTGGATTTTGGCATGTATTCATGTTTGGACTGTTATGTTGAATTTTGGGTATCCTCGTATAAAGACGATTATATGTCACAAAGTTTGAGTTTTGGCAAGGAAGGACTAGGTTTTGGTCAGGGAACACAGGATTATGCCCATTCGGTCCGCTGCATCAAGGATTTTGATGCGACTGATATTGTCTCTTCCTCGTCGGTTTCGAGTAGCTCAAATGATGCGCCGGAATCGTCCTCGTCCCATGAAGAATCGTCTTCTTCTCGCAATAATGAGAGAACTTATACGGATTCCCGCGATGGTCAGGTTTACAGGGCGGTGAAGATTGGTGAGATGGAATGGATGGCACAGAACTTGAACTACGAAACGGAAAACAGCTATTGTGCCTATACCTCTCCCGATAGCTGCGCCAAGTACGGTCGCTATTATAAATGGGCAGATGCCGTTGGCAAAACTGAAGAAGAATGCGGTGAAGGCCACGAGCGCGGACTCGTTAACTACGACTATGCTGAGGGAATTTGTCCTACCGGTTGGCATCTTCCGTCGCAAAAGGAATGGTACGCCCTTATGGATGCTATTGACGGTCAAAAACCAACGACGACGAAAATGCTGAAGGCGAAAGATGGTTGGTCTGATGGGGCCGAAGGTACCGACGATTACGGCTTTTCTGCTTACCCCGGTGGATTATGGTATGGTGATGACGACTTTTTCTATGAAAAAAGTGCCTATTTCTGGGTGTCTACGGAGTACTCCGCTGATTTGGCCATTTCTGCGAGAATTGAAGAAGACAACACCATTTGGGTTCCGCCCGAGTATAAGCATTTTGGGATGAATGTCCGCTGCATCAGGAATTAG